The Deinococcus planocerae genomic interval TGCCGCTCAGGCCCGTGGGCGGGATGATCCCGCTTTCCTGCGTTGCGCCTTCCCCGTCCGAGTTGCGCTCGGGGTCGCGGTTGCCGCTGTCGCGCTCGATCTCCTCGACAGACTTGCCGAGGGGGCTGGTGTCCTTGGTCATGGAAAACCTCCTGGGGGTGGCGCTCTACCCACCGTACGGGGCCGGGCTGTGAAGTTGGTGGGGCCAGGGTCAAGCACGGGCAGGGCACGGGGCAGCCGCCAACCCACCGCTCAGCGCCTCCCGCCCACCACTTCCTCCGCCTGACGGATACTCAGCACCCGGCTCGCCCCCGTGGCGTCCGTCGTCACGCCCCATAGCGCGTGCGCCACCTCCATTGTCGCCTTCTGGTGGGTGACGAGCAGGAACTGGGCCCCGCGCGCCGAGAAGCGCTCCAGAAAGGCGGTGAAGCGGCGGATGTTCGCCTCGTCCAGGGGCGCGTCCACCTCGTCCAGCACGGCGAGGGGCAGGCTGCCCGCCTCCTCCTGACCAGCACGGCCTTCTCCTCCGGCGTGGTTGAGCGCGAAGAGAAAGCCCAGGCCCGCCATCGTCCGCTCCCCGGCGGAGAGCAGGCTCATGGAACGGGTGCGCTTGCCCTTCGGCTGCACGGCGAGGCGCAACCCCGTCAGGCGCCCGGTCTCGTCATGCTCGGGTTCGAGGTCGCCCTGACCTCCCAGGAGTTCGGCGGAATAGGCGCGGAAGGCGGCGTTCACCCGGTCGAAGGCGGCGCGGGTGGCGCGGCCCTCGGTCTCCTCCAGCTCGGCGAGGTGGGCGCGCAGTTCGGCGGCGGCTCCCTCGGCGTCGCCCAGTTCGTCGCTCAGGCGCCCCAGCTCGGCGCTCTCCGCCGCGTGATCGGCCTCGGCGCGGGCGTTGACGGGGCCCAGGGAGTCGAGGTCGGCGCGGGCACGGCTGAGCTCCGCCGTCCACTCGCGGGGGGTGCCGGGTGGGCTGCACCCGTCGGGCAGGGGCTCGAGGCTGCCCTCACGGCGGGCGATCAGGAGCCGGAGGTCTTCGAGGCGGGCGCGGACCTTGTTCTGCTCGCCGATGACCGAGGTGTACGCCTGCGCCGCCGCGTCCCGTTCCCCCTCGGCGCGGGGGAGTTCGTGTTCGTCGAGGGTGCCCAGGGCCGCCTCCCGCCTCTGGACCTCGGCGGCGGCGCCGGAGAGGTGGGCTTCCTGAGCCTGGGTCGCCTCGGCATTGGCGTTCAGGCGCTCCCGCAGGTCGGCGGCGCGGGTGCGGGCGGTGCGGAAGGCTCGCCACGCCGCGTCGAGTTCGCGGGCGAGCGCGAGGGCTTCCAACGCCTGCCGCTCGTTGGCCCGCTGTTCCTCGGCCTGGGTGCGGGCTTCGAGGAGGGCGGCTTCGAGGTCGGTGGGATCGGCGAGGGGGTCGGCAGGAGGCGCGGCGGACGGCTCGGCGCTCACGTGGGCGAGCAGGCGGTCGCGGTTCGCCCCCAGGCTGCGGGCCTGGGCCTCCAGCTCGGTCACGCGCCGCTCGGCCTCGCGCTCCTCCCGGGCGGCGCGTTCGCGGGTGGCGAGGAGGGCGTCGTGCGCGTCGGCGTCTCCCGCGAGCGCGGCCTGAACCTTCTTCAACTCGGCTTGCAGGCGGGCCGTCTGCCGGTCCGTCTCCTCCAGCTCGGCGTCGATCTCCTGAAAACGTCGCTGGTCGGCGAGGACGCTGAAGCCCGCGTCGCGCAGCCGTCCCCCGG includes:
- a CDS encoding chromosome segregation SMC family protein produces the protein RARAAAARAAEAAARVDASRATLGGELERAEGNLETALEDLAAARERLEAATHARQHAEEEYAALAGRRSDAQAHERHLGGELARLNASAQPLRRERERLEGSLNSYARYGEGARNALRLDHPGIVGSVADLLTVPAEYETAVTAALGRRLEQIVVHSGEDARQIIEELKQVGGRATFLPLDLIRARPRRDGPLLREPGVIGNLADLCPADPPLVGEAVLADTLVVEDLRAANRIARAHQGRPRLVTLEGELLEAGGAITGGRLRDAGFSVLADQRRFQEIDAELEETDRQTARLQAELKKVQAALAGDADAHDALLATRERAAREEREAERRVTELEAQARSLGANRDRLLAHVSAEPSAAPPADPLADPTDLEAALLEARTQAEEQRANERQALEALALARELDAAWRAFRTARTRAADLRERLNANAEATQAQEAHLSGAAAEVQRREAALGTLDEHELPRAEGERDAAAQAYTSVIGEQNKVRARLEDLRLLIARREGSLEPLPDGCSPPGTPREWTAELSRARADLDSLGPVNARAEADHAAESAELGRLSDELGDAEGAAAELRAHLAELEETEGRATRAAFDRVNAAFRAYSAELLGGQGDLEPEHDETGRLTGLRLAVQPKGKRTRSMSLLSAGERTMAGLGFLFALNHAGGEGRAGQEEAGSLPLAVLDEVDAPLDEANIRRFTAFLERFSARGAQFLLVTHQKATMEVAHALWGVTTDATGASRVLSIRQAEEVVGGRR